The following are encoded in a window of Roseimaritima ulvae genomic DNA:
- the msrA gene encoding peptide-methionine (S)-S-oxide reductase MsrA, giving the protein MSASMGLKLFAIAFCFGLFGCTTQAQTPEPVAAESSPADEVNASKVPANEKVATFAGGCFWCTEAVFERMKGVNDVVSGYTGDESKPNPTYEQVCAKLTKHAEAIQIYYDPDVVSYDELLEVFFHTHDPTTLNRQGADIGPQYRSAVFYKTDEEKAAAEAMIKKMNDEHEFRRPIVTEVTKLGTWWDAEEYHQDFYRRNPYNGYCRATAAVKVKKFKNLFEDKVRTEGVGSRHGQ; this is encoded by the coding sequence ATGTCCGCTTCGATGGGACTGAAACTGTTTGCAATCGCGTTCTGCTTTGGGCTGTTCGGGTGCACCACTCAAGCTCAAACGCCCGAGCCGGTTGCTGCGGAATCCTCACCGGCTGACGAAGTCAATGCCTCGAAGGTCCCGGCCAACGAAAAGGTCGCGACCTTTGCGGGCGGCTGCTTCTGGTGTACCGAAGCGGTGTTCGAGCGGATGAAGGGCGTCAACGACGTGGTCTCGGGGTACACCGGCGACGAGTCCAAACCCAATCCGACGTATGAGCAGGTTTGTGCGAAACTGACCAAGCACGCCGAAGCGATCCAGATTTACTACGACCCCGATGTCGTAAGCTATGACGAATTGCTGGAGGTGTTTTTTCACACCCATGACCCGACGACGCTGAACCGCCAGGGTGCCGACATCGGGCCGCAGTACCGCAGCGCCGTGTTCTACAAAACGGACGAGGAAAAGGCTGCGGCCGAAGCGATGATCAAGAAGATGAACGACGAGCACGAGTTTCGTCGCCCGATCGTCACCGAAGTCACCAAGCTGGGCACTTGGTGGGACGCCGAGGAGTACCATCAGGACTTCTATCGCCGCAATCCGTACAACGGGTACTGCCGAGCGACTGCGGCGGTGAAGGTCAAGAAATTCAAGAACCTGTTCGAAGACAAAGTCCGAACCGAAGGCGTCGGCAGCCGCCACGGGCAGTAG
- a CDS encoding FAD-dependent oxidoreductase: MSDKIEKTIIIGSGPAAWSAAIYAARANLEPLVFEGANTEENRLQGTLPLGQLAQTTEVENYAGFPSGKLAGFLNSAIDDEQKYMMPPPEEEAHAVTGPELMNLMRQQARNFGTRVITDDVTATELGSNPFTVDTLENGKHRCHTLIIATGARANYLGLDSESAYKNRGVSACAVCDGALPRFRNKPLAVVGGGDSAIEEATYLSKFASKVYLVVRRDVLRASKIMQERLTNNEKIDVLWNHEVLEVIGDDQQGVSALKLIQNKENQETTVDIGGLFLAIGHTPNTRFVGDQLELNDKGYIRWTQSFRTATSVEGVFAAGDVADDYYRQAITSAGTGCMAALDAERLLAEKNLL, from the coding sequence GTGTCGGACAAAATTGAAAAAACGATCATCATCGGCAGCGGTCCCGCCGCCTGGTCCGCAGCCATCTACGCCGCCCGCGCCAATTTGGAACCGCTGGTTTTTGAAGGGGCAAACACCGAAGAAAATCGACTGCAGGGCACCCTTCCGCTGGGCCAGTTGGCACAGACCACCGAAGTCGAAAACTACGCTGGATTCCCCTCCGGCAAATTGGCCGGGTTCCTCAATTCGGCGATCGACGACGAGCAAAAATATATGATGCCGCCCCCGGAAGAGGAGGCGCACGCGGTTACCGGCCCGGAATTGATGAACCTGATGCGGCAGCAAGCCCGCAATTTCGGCACGCGGGTCATCACCGACGACGTCACGGCTACCGAACTGGGTTCCAACCCGTTTACCGTCGATACGCTGGAAAACGGCAAGCATCGCTGCCATACGCTGATCATCGCTACCGGAGCCCGCGCCAATTATTTGGGCTTGGATTCCGAATCGGCGTACAAAAACCGCGGCGTCAGCGCCTGTGCGGTCTGCGACGGTGCCCTGCCCCGATTCCGCAACAAGCCCTTGGCCGTCGTCGGCGGTGGGGATAGCGCGATCGAAGAAGCCACGTACCTCAGCAAATTCGCTTCCAAAGTCTATTTGGTCGTCCGCCGCGATGTGCTGCGAGCCTCCAAAATCATGCAGGAACGCCTGACCAATAACGAAAAAATCGACGTCCTTTGGAACCATGAAGTGCTGGAAGTGATCGGCGACGATCAACAGGGCGTCAGCGCATTGAAGCTGATCCAGAACAAAGAAAACCAGGAAACTACGGTCGATATCGGCGGACTGTTCCTGGCTATCGGTCATACCCCCAACACCCGCTTCGTCGGCGATCAGTTGGAATTGAACGATAAGGGCTACATCCGTTGGACCCAGTCCTTCCGCACTGCCACCAGTGTCGAAGGGGTGTTCGCCGCCGGTGACGTCGCTGACGACTACTACCGGCAAGCCATCACCTCGGCCGGTACCGGATGTATGGCCGCCCTGGACGCCGAACGCCTACTGGCGGAAAAAAACCTGCTGTAG
- a CDS encoding carbon starvation CstA family protein, whose amino-acid sequence MTTLLVAAASMIGFIVAYNTYGRWLAKKLFGLSKDNITPSHQLRDDVDYVPTRRSVIFGHHFTSIAGTGPIVGPALAVFWGWLPALLWVVFGSILIGGVHDLSALVISLRNRGQTIGETAGRLISPRAKLLFLIILAAALTIVLAVFGLVIATVFAIYPESVLSVWVAMPVAVVIGLWVYRRGGGLLAPSLLGLGILYAAVWLGAYYLPIDLANLFSPENHFWNPKVVWTIALLIYAFAASVLPVWLLLQPRDYINSQQLYIALGLLVLGLAVASFSGSADIVAAAPAIAETVPAGAPPMLPFLFITIACGACSGFHCLVSSGTTSKQVSCETDAQAVGYGAMLLEGALAVLVILACCAGVGMGPITRNNVDGVIQYEHAVAADGTAVTGRAAWGEYYRASGHWKDHNLGRKLAAFVDGGANFISTVGVPLQLAVAIMAVLVASFAATTLDTATRLQRYVIQELGSTLHIKPLTNRYVATLAAVGVAAVIAFTAGTAPGAGGMMLWPLFGATNQLLAGLALMVAFFYLTRRGKPLLVIGLPMVIMMLLPAWAMSYNLGYDWYREGNWLLVGFGVGILLLQVWMAVEGVILWRSAKGVLEPQLPALKVVPDPKA is encoded by the coding sequence ATGACAACATTGCTGGTTGCCGCCGCTTCCATGATCGGCTTCATCGTTGCTTACAATACCTACGGTCGCTGGCTGGCGAAAAAGCTGTTTGGGCTGAGCAAGGACAATATTACGCCCAGCCATCAACTGCGCGACGACGTGGACTATGTGCCCACCCGTCGCTCGGTGATTTTTGGCCACCACTTCACTAGTATCGCCGGCACGGGACCGATCGTGGGCCCGGCGCTCGCGGTGTTCTGGGGTTGGTTGCCGGCTCTGTTATGGGTGGTGTTCGGTTCGATCCTGATCGGGGGCGTGCACGATCTGTCGGCCCTGGTGATCTCGCTGCGAAATCGCGGTCAAACCATCGGCGAAACGGCTGGTCGCCTGATTTCGCCCCGCGCCAAGTTATTGTTCTTGATCATTCTGGCGGCGGCCCTGACGATCGTGCTGGCCGTGTTCGGATTGGTAATCGCGACGGTGTTTGCGATCTATCCCGAATCGGTGTTGAGCGTTTGGGTGGCGATGCCGGTGGCCGTGGTGATCGGCCTCTGGGTGTACCGCCGCGGCGGCGGATTGCTGGCCCCCAGTCTGCTGGGGCTGGGGATTTTATATGCGGCTGTGTGGCTGGGGGCTTATTACCTGCCGATCGATTTGGCCAACCTGTTTTCACCTGAGAATCACTTCTGGAATCCCAAGGTGGTGTGGACGATCGCGTTGCTGATCTATGCCTTTGCCGCCTCGGTGCTGCCGGTCTGGCTCCTGTTGCAGCCGCGCGACTATATCAACAGCCAACAGCTCTACATCGCCCTGGGTCTGTTGGTGCTGGGACTGGCCGTGGCCTCGTTTTCCGGTTCGGCCGACATCGTGGCCGCCGCCCCGGCGATTGCCGAAACGGTGCCCGCCGGAGCCCCGCCGATGCTGCCCTTCCTGTTCATCACGATCGCCTGCGGAGCCTGCAGCGGATTCCACTGCTTGGTCAGCAGCGGCACAACCAGCAAACAGGTCAGCTGCGAAACCGATGCCCAAGCGGTGGGCTACGGAGCGATGTTGCTGGAAGGCGCCTTGGCCGTGCTGGTGATCCTCGCTTGCTGCGCCGGCGTCGGCATGGGGCCGATTACCAGAAATAACGTGGACGGAGTGATCCAGTACGAACACGCCGTCGCCGCCGATGGCACGGCCGTGACGGGGCGAGCCGCCTGGGGCGAGTACTACCGCGCCAGTGGCCATTGGAAGGACCATAACCTGGGACGCAAACTGGCGGCCTTTGTCGACGGCGGCGCCAACTTCATCAGCACCGTGGGCGTGCCATTGCAATTGGCCGTGGCGATCATGGCCGTGCTGGTTGCCAGCTTTGCCGCTACCACTCTGGATACCGCCACGCGTCTGCAGCGGTATGTGATCCAGGAACTGGGATCCACGCTGCACATCAAACCGCTGACCAATCGTTATGTGGCGACCCTTGCGGCGGTGGGCGTGGCGGCGGTGATCGCATTTACCGCCGGCACCGCACCGGGCGCAGGCGGCATGATGTTGTGGCCGCTGTTTGGCGCGACCAACCAATTGCTGGCTGGACTGGCGCTGATGGTGGCCTTTTTCTACTTAACCCGGCGCGGCAAACCGCTGCTGGTGATCGGCCTGCCAATGGTCATCATGATGCTGCTGCCCGCCTGGGCGATGTCTTACAACCTGGGCTATGACTGGTACCGCGAGGGCAACTGGTTGCTGGTCGGTTTCGGCGTCGGCATCCTGCTGTTGCAAGTCTGGATGGCGGTCGAAGGCGTGATCCTGTGGCGTTCGGCCAAGGGCGTCCTGGAACCACAACTGCCGGCGCTAAAAGTCGTACCAGACCCCAAAGCCTAG
- a CDS encoding DUF1207 domain-containing protein has product MDEATNWTFTVARRCRVKRRPDALARFAVAFLLPLLFGAATTARAQTVADFDPYQLSEPAPLQAVPLQSGTLYEGVEAASPWFSSDPMAVWQTGEVGWQALPTDTIYPFYLADLKSSRLSGIWSGGDDQVLDANLGGRFGLLRYNRGQDGPFLRGTQVDVEGSAQLRLAPGENMDLHSVDFRAGIPVSFGFGRFHTRVGYYHLSSHVGDEFLLSRPTFNRLNFSRDVLYMGGGYWLTPQTRVYGETGWAFYSDVSKEWEFMFGIERAPRFATGIRGGLFYAAHAHLREELDFSGHFTGQIGWAWRRDERSGLLRMGLSYFNGKSPQYSFFREHEQQLGFGVWYDF; this is encoded by the coding sequence ATGGACGAAGCCACCAATTGGACATTTACCGTTGCCCGCCGCTGCAGGGTGAAACGCCGCCCGGATGCCCTGGCTCGTTTCGCTGTGGCTTTTCTGCTGCCGCTGCTGTTTGGCGCCGCAACGACCGCGCGGGCCCAGACGGTGGCCGATTTCGACCCCTATCAGCTGTCCGAGCCGGCGCCGCTGCAAGCCGTTCCACTACAGTCCGGAACATTGTATGAAGGTGTCGAGGCCGCTAGCCCCTGGTTCTCTTCCGACCCCATGGCGGTCTGGCAAACCGGCGAAGTCGGCTGGCAGGCATTGCCCACCGATACCATCTATCCCTTCTATCTAGCCGATCTGAAGTCCTCGCGATTGTCAGGGATTTGGAGCGGCGGGGATGACCAAGTGCTGGACGCAAACTTGGGCGGGCGTTTTGGGCTGCTGCGTTACAACCGCGGGCAAGACGGTCCGTTTTTGCGTGGCACGCAGGTGGACGTGGAAGGCAGCGCCCAGTTGCGGCTGGCGCCTGGCGAGAACATGGACCTGCACTCGGTGGACTTTCGCGCCGGAATCCCCGTCTCCTTCGGATTCGGTCGCTTCCATACTCGGGTGGGCTATTACCACCTCAGTTCGCATGTGGGAGACGAGTTTCTGCTTAGTCGCCCGACGTTTAACCGGTTAAATTTCAGTCGCGACGTGTTGTACATGGGCGGCGGGTATTGGTTGACGCCGCAAACTCGCGTGTACGGCGAAACCGGCTGGGCGTTTTACAGTGACGTCAGCAAGGAATGGGAGTTCATGTTTGGCATTGAGCGGGCCCCGCGATTTGCAACCGGTATCCGTGGCGGATTGTTTTATGCCGCCCACGCGCACCTCCGTGAAGAATTAGACTTCAGCGGACACTTCACCGGCCAGATCGGCTGGGCCTGGCGGCGAGACGAACGCTCGGGATTGCTGCGGATGGGGTTGAGTTACTTCAACGGCAAAAGCCCGCAGTACTCGTTCTTCCGCGAGCACGAACAGCAGCTAGGCTTTGGGGTCTGGTACGACTTTTAG